From Curtobacterium sp. SGAir0471, the proteins below share one genomic window:
- a CDS encoding metal-dependent transcriptional regulator, whose protein sequence is MRLPSLSTMAEDYVKLVWKAGERGGEGLATRDIAAALGVSASTVSGNLRKLDRDGLIEHTPYYGVVLTPLGQQVAVAMVRRHRLIETYLVQRLGYSWDEVHTEAEALEHAVSETFLDRVDADLGHPTHDPHGDPIPAADGTVPSSPGTLLGSIEPGACGIVDRVSDDDPALLRYFDELGVALGTHLRVERVRDYAGVIAVARRSPDGEESLVDLPAAAASAIWLAPHAD, encoded by the coding sequence ATGCGCCTGCCCTCCCTCTCCACCATGGCAGAGGACTACGTGAAGCTCGTGTGGAAGGCCGGCGAGCGAGGCGGTGAGGGGCTCGCGACGCGGGACATCGCGGCGGCGCTCGGGGTCTCGGCCTCGACGGTGTCGGGCAACCTCCGGAAGCTCGACCGCGACGGCCTCATCGAGCACACGCCCTACTACGGGGTCGTGCTCACCCCGCTCGGGCAGCAGGTCGCCGTGGCGATGGTCCGACGGCACCGGCTCATCGAGACCTACCTGGTGCAACGGCTCGGCTACTCGTGGGACGAGGTCCACACCGAGGCCGAGGCCCTCGAGCACGCGGTGTCGGAGACGTTCCTCGACCGGGTGGACGCCGACCTGGGGCACCCGACGCACGACCCGCACGGCGACCCGATCCCCGCGGCGGACGGCACCGTGCCGTCGTCCCCGGGGACGCTGCTCGGGTCGATCGAGCCCGGCGCGTGCGGGATCGTCGACCGGGTGTCCGACGACGACCCGGCCCTGCTCCGGTACTTCGACGAGCTCGGGGTCGCACTCGGGACGCACCTGCGGGTCGAGCGCGTGCGGGACTACGCGGGCGTGATCGCGGTCGCGCGCCGGTCCCCCGACGGCGAGGAGTCCCTCGTCGACCTCCCCGCCGCCGCCGCCTCGGCCATCTGGCTCGCCCCCCACGCCGACTGA
- a CDS encoding CPBP family intramembrane glutamic endopeptidase — MRQWYGRRATTTAPVRRRRWPVPASLLLGLAPLVAFAAVSAWRSRPSDDYGTLGQTVESVVRALVLPEGIAVLVLCAYVTALGWWPIATVDRRRTTLRWTLTAPALIAVVCLARLPLVEWDAQPVGYFVLLAVGVLLVGVFEELLTRGVLLVGLRRRLPEFGVWIGSCVLFGLLHFLNVLAGAGVGVTVVQVVFAASFGSTLYLARRLTGNLLAPVLLHAFWDFGSIAVSATVPTGDLVRMVPAGVIGLFAFAVLALGLAAGGVVAWRDDRGRRLGRRWRTVPPMGALAVQVDEPRLPSAV, encoded by the coding sequence ATGCGTCAATGGTACGGACGACGGGCGACCACGACGGCACCCGTCCGGCGTCGCCGCTGGCCGGTGCCCGCGTCGCTCCTGCTCGGTCTCGCGCCGCTCGTCGCCTTCGCGGCCGTCAGCGCCTGGCGCTCGCGGCCGAGCGACGACTACGGCACGCTCGGGCAGACGGTCGAGAGCGTCGTGCGGGCGCTCGTGCTGCCCGAGGGCATCGCGGTGCTCGTGCTCTGCGCCTACGTCACCGCCCTGGGCTGGTGGCCGATCGCGACCGTCGACCGTCGACGGACCACGCTCCGCTGGACCCTCACCGCGCCCGCCCTGATCGCCGTGGTCTGCCTCGCCCGGCTGCCGCTCGTCGAGTGGGACGCGCAGCCGGTCGGGTACTTCGTGCTGCTCGCGGTCGGGGTGCTCCTCGTCGGGGTGTTCGAGGAGCTGCTCACCCGAGGCGTCCTGCTCGTCGGGCTCCGGCGGCGGCTGCCCGAGTTCGGTGTGTGGATCGGGTCCTGCGTGCTGTTCGGGCTGCTGCACTTCCTCAACGTCCTCGCGGGCGCCGGGGTCGGCGTGACCGTCGTGCAGGTCGTGTTCGCGGCGTCGTTCGGCTCGACGCTGTACCTGGCGCGGCGGCTGACCGGGAACCTGCTCGCGCCCGTGCTGCTGCACGCGTTCTGGGACTTCGGGTCGATCGCGGTGTCGGCGACCGTGCCGACCGGGGACCTGGTGCGGATGGTGCCCGCCGGGGTCATCGGGCTGTTCGCCTTCGCGGTGCTCGCCCTCGGGCTGGCCGCCGGCGGCGTGGTCGCGTGGCGGGACGACCGGGGCCGTCGCCTCGGGCGCCGGTGGCGGACGGTACCGCCCATGGGGGCGCTCGCGGTGCAGGTGGACGAGCCGCGCCTCCCGTCCGCCGTCTGA
- a CDS encoding phosphatase PAP2 family protein, producing MRRSALRGVTVAAVATALVVGSPLAAQAATYPSDSTKPDLVSLLNGYDQYWTSSGKNDLHGTVNDPATLATNDQLTSWINQHATKAQQFTALQDAEYNNASNTAYDQSFTVSQGLGDVLSKLFVQGRNNGDLPLVNALINSSNGTSGAYVGTGDAKAHYSYPRPYLPSDPQATLPAGDDTASCNPATVNASSLAANRTGKAWADAKGNLTITRVPATTDTTHEFSPNDVVLDAGYGQKGICTGGSYPSGHTTTAYQAGITLATLVPELAPEILARTSEAGNDRIVLGVHYPLDIMGGRIDGEAALAARWSDTQYRTEVLEPARAELTKYLEAQCGGTLAECIAAEKPYTDDPYGGQAMPGGTAQVVTDRASAVQVYRERMTYGFAKTGTAGLAPSVPTGASNLLLSTFPTLTDAQRTQVLAQTEIASGFPLDQSGTANGSWERLDLAAATSATVAVGADGTATVVSTGGEARVVSGVLTAPEGTSVQAGKMIALAGTELPAGSTLQVVLRSDPVEVGTLTVDADGTATGSVTIPADTTVGAHTLDLVDASGDSVLVTPLAITVTAAPSAGGSTGGTGTGTGSAGTTGTVPAGVHLPVVSG from the coding sequence ATGCGCAGATCCGCCCTCCGCGGAGTGACCGTCGCCGCCGTCGCGACCGCACTCGTCGTCGGGTCGCCGCTCGCCGCCCAGGCCGCGACGTACCCGAGCGACTCCACCAAGCCCGACCTCGTGTCGCTGCTGAACGGCTACGACCAGTACTGGACCTCCAGCGGGAAGAACGACCTGCACGGCACGGTGAACGACCCGGCGACCCTGGCGACGAACGACCAGCTGACGTCGTGGATCAACCAGCACGCCACGAAGGCGCAGCAGTTCACGGCCCTGCAGGACGCCGAGTACAACAACGCGTCGAACACCGCCTACGACCAGTCGTTCACGGTGTCGCAGGGCCTCGGCGACGTGCTGAGCAAGTTGTTCGTGCAGGGACGCAACAACGGCGACCTCCCGCTCGTGAACGCCCTCATCAACTCCTCGAACGGCACCAGCGGCGCCTACGTCGGCACCGGTGACGCGAAGGCGCACTACAGCTACCCGCGGCCCTACCTGCCGTCGGACCCCCAGGCGACGCTGCCCGCCGGCGACGACACCGCGAGCTGCAACCCGGCGACCGTGAACGCCTCGTCCCTCGCCGCGAACCGCACCGGCAAGGCATGGGCGGACGCGAAGGGCAACCTCACGATCACGCGCGTGCCGGCCACGACCGACACCACGCACGAGTTCTCGCCGAACGACGTCGTGCTCGACGCCGGCTACGGCCAGAAGGGCATCTGCACCGGCGGCTCGTACCCCTCCGGGCACACCACCACGGCGTACCAGGCGGGCATCACCCTCGCCACGCTCGTGCCCGAGCTCGCGCCGGAGATCCTCGCCCGCACGTCCGAGGCCGGCAACGACCGCATCGTCCTCGGCGTGCACTACCCGCTCGACATCATGGGCGGACGCATCGACGGCGAGGCCGCCCTGGCCGCCCGCTGGTCCGACACGCAGTACCGCACCGAGGTCCTCGAGCCGGCCCGTGCCGAGCTGACGAAGTACCTCGAGGCCCAGTGCGGCGGGACGCTGGCGGAGTGCATCGCCGCGGAGAAGCCGTACACCGACGACCCCTACGGCGGCCAGGCGATGCCCGGCGGCACCGCGCAGGTCGTCACCGACCGTGCCTCGGCCGTGCAGGTCTACCGCGAGCGCATGACCTACGGCTTCGCGAAGACCGGCACCGCGGGTCTCGCCCCGTCGGTCCCGACCGGTGCGTCGAACCTGCTGCTCTCGACCTTCCCGACCCTGACCGACGCGCAGCGCACGCAGGTGCTCGCGCAGACCGAGATCGCCTCGGGCTTCCCGCTCGACCAGTCCGGCACCGCGAACGGCTCGTGGGAGCGTCTCGACCTGGCGGCCGCGACGAGCGCGACCGTCGCCGTGGGCGCGGACGGCACCGCGACGGTCGTCTCGACCGGTGGCGAGGCGCGCGTCGTCTCCGGCGTGCTGACCGCCCCCGAGGGCACCTCCGTGCAGGCCGGCAAGATGATCGCCCTCGCCGGCACCGAGCTCCCCGCCGGCTCCACCCTGCAGGTCGTCCTGCGGTCCGACCCGGTCGAGGTCGGCACGCTCACGGTCGACGCCGACGGCACCGCGACGGGCTCGGTGACGATCCCCGCGGACACCACGGTGGGCGCGCACACGCTCGACCTGGTCGACGCGTCCGGCGACTCGGTGCTCGTGACGCCGCTCGCGATCACCGTGACCGCGGCGCCGAGCGCGGGTGGCTCGACCGGTGGGACGGGTACGGGGACCGGCAGCGCCGGCACCACCGGCACGGTCCCCGCCGGCGTGCACCTGCCGGTCGTCAGCGGCTGA
- a CDS encoding L,D-transpeptidase, which translates to MPHRKTWTTLGVAAVVVAAAAIAVPALTGATGGEALSAPSHRSTATASAAPSVPTVDAAALAALPEARYSAVVSGLLPVERTVSSAEVFRLRADAPLFGTDRQHPVARFAATDFLGQPTTVVGLRHEGAWELVLTPARQALPSTAGGHAAAQTAAWVPAASLEQQATPTSHVVISTADQTVSIVSSTGQVSRSFPAGVGTPDTPTPTGVTGYLEQRYVDPSQGTGDHPIQLTSLHSSADDEPYGGSDGGLIGLHWNAAASGAVSHGCVRLSADGVAAIDALPLGTLVTVE; encoded by the coding sequence GTGCCGCACCGCAAGACCTGGACCACCCTCGGCGTCGCCGCCGTCGTGGTCGCCGCCGCCGCGATCGCGGTGCCCGCGCTGACCGGCGCCACCGGCGGCGAGGCCCTCTCGGCGCCGTCCCACCGATCCACGGCGACCGCGAGCGCGGCACCGTCCGTGCCCACCGTCGACGCAGCGGCGCTCGCCGCACTGCCCGAGGCCCGCTACTCGGCGGTGGTGAGCGGCCTGCTGCCCGTCGAGCGGACCGTGTCGTCCGCCGAGGTCTTCCGACTCCGCGCCGACGCCCCGCTGTTCGGGACCGACCGGCAGCACCCCGTCGCGCGCTTCGCGGCCACGGACTTCCTCGGCCAGCCGACCACGGTGGTCGGTCTGCGGCACGAGGGGGCGTGGGAGCTCGTCCTCACGCCGGCGCGGCAGGCGCTGCCCTCGACGGCAGGCGGGCACGCCGCCGCGCAGACCGCCGCGTGGGTGCCCGCGGCGTCGCTCGAGCAGCAGGCGACACCGACCTCGCACGTGGTGATCTCGACGGCGGACCAGACCGTGTCGATCGTGTCGTCGACCGGACAGGTGTCCCGGAGCTTCCCCGCCGGGGTCGGCACGCCGGACACCCCGACGCCGACCGGGGTGACGGGCTACCTGGAGCAGCGGTACGTCGACCCCTCGCAGGGGACGGGCGACCACCCGATCCAGCTGACCTCGCTGCACTCGAGCGCGGACGACGAGCCGTACGGCGGGTCGGACGGCGGGCTCATCGGGCTGCACTGGAACGCGGCGGCCTCGGGGGCGGTGTCGCACGGGTGCGTCCGGCTGTCCGCAGACGGGGTCGCCGCGATCGACGCGCTGCCGCTCGGGACGCTCGTGACGGTGGAGTAG
- a CDS encoding UbiA family prenyltransferase — MTDGTGPLPRTVLSGAGATVRRLVHISRPVLWINTIGSGIVAVWLTGALFDLRALPVLIWLTLPFNLLIYGVNDVFDQDTDATNPRKGSIEGARIRQSEVRLILWAVAVTNVPFLVAFLVTLPPVATAAILLYAVVFVGYSAPPLRFKARPWLDSLSNAAYALPLVIVPFALGDEPVWAAAVGLMAWSVAKHAFDAVQDIVEDRDAGITTTAVRLGPRGTALWSGAWWIVSTVLFALVSLPVAAVNVLIAGVLVVRLLRDPTPETGHRLYPLSVAFPYIAGSFAGVLLLVSIVLGGGR; from the coding sequence GTGACCGACGGGACCGGACCGCTGCCCCGCACCGTGCTGTCCGGGGCCGGTGCGACCGTGCGCCGACTGGTCCACATCTCGCGGCCGGTCCTGTGGATCAACACGATCGGCTCGGGGATCGTCGCCGTCTGGCTCACCGGCGCGCTGTTCGACCTCCGGGCGCTGCCGGTCCTGATCTGGTTGACGCTGCCGTTCAACCTGCTCATCTACGGCGTGAACGACGTCTTCGACCAGGACACCGACGCGACGAACCCGCGCAAGGGCTCCATCGAGGGCGCACGGATCCGGCAGTCCGAGGTCCGGCTCATCCTCTGGGCCGTGGCGGTGACCAACGTGCCGTTCCTCGTCGCCTTCCTGGTCACGCTGCCGCCGGTCGCGACCGCCGCGATCCTGCTCTACGCCGTGGTCTTCGTCGGCTACTCGGCGCCGCCGCTGCGGTTCAAGGCCCGGCCGTGGCTCGACTCACTGAGCAACGCCGCCTACGCGTTGCCGCTGGTCATCGTGCCGTTCGCGCTCGGCGACGAGCCGGTGTGGGCGGCCGCGGTCGGCCTGATGGCCTGGAGCGTCGCCAAGCACGCCTTCGACGCCGTCCAGGACATCGTCGAGGACCGCGACGCGGGCATCACCACGACCGCGGTCCGGCTCGGGCCCCGGGGCACCGCCCTGTGGAGCGGGGCGTGGTGGATCGTCTCGACGGTGCTGTTCGCCCTGGTCAGCCTGCCGGTCGCCGCCGTCAACGTGCTCATCGCCGGTGTCCTCGTCGTGCGCCTGCTGCGCGACCCGACACCGGAGACCGGACACCGCCTGTACCCGCTGTCCGTCGCCTTCCCGTACATCGCGGGGTCCTTCGCCGGGGTGCTGCTCCTGGTGTCCATCGTCCTCGGAGGTGGCCGGTGA
- a CDS encoding phytoene desaturase family protein, giving the protein MSRIVVVGGGIGGLAAAALLATAGHRVTLLEASDRLGGKSRRIQLGEDRIDTGPSLVTFPAVWDELLRRLGDGPGGTGRPLEDGHLDLVRMPEVGRYFHRGEETALPVAPDHPWYPAWRRFADLHAPLADDVTRLLLADPLDRAALPAVRRLLSVYGSRLTTRAYLDGLPWLPDGLREVIAIHTLNAGVSPARTPALYASMPAIMAETGAWVPEGGVYEVVLALQRLAEAAGVDVRTGEAATHIDRGGVTTEGGRRVADLVVSALDADRLAALTGPSPVPSLPRSLAAPVSGTLSRSRSRSRSRSRALSCSAVALYGVLREELPAGLATHSVVLPTKPDALHRSLEAGDEPADTMVFVNHYRAGELSPNPHGTVGVLLTAPADGAHYTVDHPFVRREVDRVSAALGLDRPVTDLVEDHVVLDPAYYGTGGEPHGALYGTARPPWQSGPFHRPTYNDRWRPWLWRVGASVHPGGGIPAVLGGAMIATQRLLRSNPA; this is encoded by the coding sequence GTGAGCCGCATCGTCGTCGTCGGGGGTGGCATCGGTGGTCTCGCCGCCGCCGCTCTGCTCGCCACCGCGGGGCACCGGGTGACCCTGCTCGAGGCATCGGACCGGCTCGGCGGCAAGAGCCGTCGCATCCAGCTCGGCGAGGACCGGATCGACACCGGGCCGTCGCTCGTCACCTTCCCCGCGGTCTGGGACGAGCTGCTGCGGCGGCTCGGGGACGGCCCGGGCGGCACCGGTCGTCCGCTCGAGGACGGGCACCTCGACCTGGTGCGGATGCCCGAGGTGGGGCGGTACTTCCACCGGGGCGAGGAGACCGCGCTGCCGGTCGCCCCCGACCACCCCTGGTACCCGGCCTGGCGACGGTTCGCCGACCTGCACGCGCCGCTCGCCGACGACGTCACCCGGCTGCTGCTCGCCGACCCGCTCGACCGGGCTGCCCTGCCGGCCGTCCGACGACTGCTGTCGGTCTACGGCTCGCGGCTCACCACGCGCGCGTACCTCGACGGGCTGCCCTGGCTACCGGACGGGCTGCGCGAGGTCATCGCGATCCACACCCTGAACGCGGGGGTGTCCCCGGCGCGCACCCCGGCGCTCTACGCGAGCATGCCCGCGATCATGGCGGAGACCGGTGCCTGGGTGCCGGAGGGCGGCGTGTACGAGGTCGTGCTCGCCCTGCAGCGACTGGCCGAGGCGGCTGGCGTCGACGTCCGCACCGGCGAGGCCGCCACCCACATCGACCGCGGCGGCGTCACCACCGAGGGCGGACGCCGCGTTGCGGATCTGGTCGTCAGCGCCCTCGACGCCGACCGGCTGGCCGCGCTGACCGGTCCGTCACCGGTGCCGTCGCTGCCCCGGTCACTGGCCGCGCCAGTCTCCGGAACGCTGTCCCGCTCCCGCTCCCGCTCGCGCTCTCGGTCCCGCGCCCTGTCCTGCAGCGCCGTCGCGCTGTACGGCGTGCTGCGCGAGGAACTGCCGGCAGGCCTGGCGACGCACAGCGTCGTGCTGCCGACGAAGCCGGACGCACTGCACCGGAGCCTCGAGGCGGGCGACGAGCCGGCGGACACCATGGTGTTCGTCAACCACTACCGCGCCGGCGAGCTCTCCCCGAATCCGCACGGCACCGTGGGGGTGCTGCTCACTGCACCCGCGGACGGCGCGCACTACACGGTCGATCACCCCTTCGTGCGGCGCGAGGTCGACCGGGTCTCGGCGGCGCTCGGCCTCGACCGGCCGGTCACGGACCTGGTCGAGGACCACGTGGTCCTCGACCCCGCCTACTACGGCACCGGCGGTGAACCACACGGGGCGCTCTACGGGACCGCGCGACCGCCGTGGCAGAGCGGCCCGTTCCACCGGCCGACCTACAACGACCGGTGGCGGCCCTGGCTCTGGCGGGTCGGCGCGTCGGTGCACCCCGGCGGTGGGATCCCGGCGGTCCTGGGCGGGGCGATGATCGCCACGCAGCGACTGCTCCGGTCGAACCCGGCCTGA
- a CDS encoding HAD-IIA family hydrolase yields MATRDEVECWLTDMDGVLVHENQALPGAPELIQQWLDEGTEFLVLTNNSIFTPRDLSARLRWSGLEVPEERIWTSALATADFCRSQMPGGSAFVIGEAGMTTALHEAGFIMTETAPDYVVVGETRNYSFEAITKAVRLIRDGARFIVTNPDATGPSAEGVLPATGAIAAMIEKATGKQPYVVGKPNPMMFRSAMNRIGAHSENTGMIGDRMDTDVQAGIEAGLHTVLVMTGISDQAEIDRYPFRPSEVIAGVHELVRAEPIEVEM; encoded by the coding sequence ATGGCGACCCGCGACGAAGTCGAGTGCTGGCTGACCGACATGGACGGCGTGCTCGTCCACGAGAACCAGGCACTGCCGGGGGCTCCGGAGCTCATCCAGCAGTGGTTGGACGAGGGGACCGAGTTCCTCGTCCTGACGAACAACTCGATCTTCACGCCCCGTGACCTCAGCGCCCGGCTGCGGTGGTCGGGGCTCGAGGTGCCCGAGGAACGCATCTGGACGTCGGCCCTCGCCACGGCGGACTTCTGCCGCTCGCAGATGCCCGGCGGCTCGGCGTTCGTGATCGGTGAGGCCGGCATGACGACGGCGCTGCACGAGGCCGGGTTCATCATGACGGAGACCGCGCCGGACTACGTCGTCGTCGGTGAGACCCGCAACTACTCGTTCGAGGCGATCACGAAGGCGGTCCGGCTCATCCGTGACGGTGCACGGTTCATCGTGACGAACCCGGACGCGACCGGGCCGTCGGCAGAGGGGGTCCTGCCGGCGACCGGGGCGATCGCCGCGATGATCGAGAAGGCCACCGGCAAGCAGCCGTACGTCGTCGGCAAGCCGAACCCGATGATGTTCCGCTCGGCGATGAACCGGATCGGGGCGCACTCCGAGAACACCGGCATGATCGGCGACCGGATGGACACCGACGTGCAGGCCGGCATCGAGGCCGGGCTCCACACCGTCCTCGTGATGACCGGCATCAGCGACCAGGCGGAGATCGACCGCTACCCGTTCCGCCCGAGCGAGGTCATCGCGGGCGTGCACGAGCTCGTCCGCGCCGAGCCGATCGAGGTCGAGATGTAG
- a CDS encoding TetR/AcrR family transcriptional regulator: protein MLVDPGNPTAQPRTTAETGAAETGAPEAAPRRRRGRPNVLSREQVVDAATAIANEEGLDRLSFRALGARLGVAPMTVHRTIGGLDDLHAELVRRTVDEFTATFVWPDDWRSVVHVFACTFRDLMRTHPLVLESHSQRAPLASTESDAVVAKVVGALQQAGLPEREAMYAFFVVYDFVVGHAGVQVGRGDSDAGRPERHRVVGEILGEHSYDDRFTLGLEIITAGIEARVAAHGTRGGDVAAHGTTTP, encoded by the coding sequence GTGCTCGTCGACCCCGGCAACCCGACCGCCCAGCCGCGAACCACCGCCGAGACCGGTGCCGCCGAGACCGGTGCCCCCGAAGCCGCACCCCGGCGGCGCCGCGGACGCCCGAACGTCCTGAGCCGCGAGCAGGTGGTCGACGCCGCCACCGCCATCGCGAACGAGGAGGGCCTCGACCGCCTGTCCTTCCGCGCACTCGGCGCCCGACTCGGCGTCGCTCCGATGACCGTGCACCGGACGATCGGCGGCCTCGACGACCTGCACGCCGAGCTCGTCCGCCGCACCGTCGACGAGTTCACCGCGACCTTCGTCTGGCCGGACGACTGGCGCTCCGTCGTGCACGTCTTCGCCTGCACCTTCCGCGACCTCATGCGCACCCACCCCCTGGTGCTCGAGTCCCACAGCCAGCGTGCCCCGCTCGCCTCCACCGAGTCGGACGCCGTCGTGGCGAAGGTCGTCGGCGCCCTGCAGCAGGCAGGACTGCCGGAGCGCGAGGCCATGTACGCGTTCTTCGTCGTCTACGACTTCGTCGTCGGGCACGCCGGCGTGCAGGTCGGCCGCGGCGACTCCGACGCGGGCCGACCGGAGCGGCACCGGGTCGTCGGCGAGATCCTCGGCGAGCACTCCTACGACGACCGCTTCACGCTCGGCCTCGAGATCATCACCGCCGGCATCGAGGCCCGCGTCGCCGCGCACGGCACCCGCGGCGGAGACGTCGCCGCGCACGGCACCACCACGCCGTGA